Proteins from one Drosophila gunungcola strain Sukarami chromosome 3R, Dgunungcola_SK_2, whole genome shotgun sequence genomic window:
- the LOC128266602 gene encoding proteasome subunit alpha type-7-1 encodes MSSRYDRAVTIFSPDGHLLQVEYAQEAVRKGSTAVGVRGGNCVVLGVEKNMVSKMQEERTVRKICLLDRHVVMAFAGLTADARILTNRAQVECQSHRLNFEHAVTLEYITKYIAELKQKYTQSNGRRPFGISCLIGGFDANGSAHLFQTEPSGIFYEYKANAIGRSANTVRQFFEKTYRDEDVRSERGAVKLAIRGLLEVAQWGQSHLEVAIMEDGKPLKMLDSTIIAEYVKVIERENEVEEPSWKKQKK; translated from the coding sequence ATGTCTTCGCGCTACGATCGAGCTGTTACCATATTCTCGCCGGACGGCCACCTGTTACAGGTGGAATACGCCCAGGAGGCCGTCCGAAAAGGCTCTACAGCGGTCGGCGTTCGCGGCGGCAACTGCGTGGTGTTGGGCGTGGAGAAGAACATGGTGTCCAAAATGCAGGAGGAGCGCACGGTGCGCAAGATTTGCCTGCTCGACCGCCACGTTGTGATGGCCTTTGCCGGTTTAACGGCCGACGCCCGCATCCTGACAAATCGTGCCCAGGTCGAGTGCCAGAGCCATCGGCTGAACTTCGAGCATGCGGTGACCCTGGAGTACATCACCAAATATATTGCCGAACTGAAGCAGAAGTACACGCAGAGCAATGGCCGTCGTCCCTTTGGGATATCCTGCCTAATCGGCGGATTCGACGCCAATGGTTCTGCCCATCTCTTCCAGACCGAACCGTCTGGGATTTTCTACGAATACAAGGCGAATGCCATTGGCCGTTCGGCGAATACTGTGCGGCAGTTCTTCGAGAAGACCTACCGCGACGAGGATGTCAGGAGCGAACGCGGAGCCGTCAAACTGGCCATTCGCGGCCTTCTCGAAGTGGCCCAGTGGGGCCAGAGCCACCTCGAGGTGGCCATCATGGAGGACGGCAAGCCACTGAAAATGCTTGACAGCACGATCATTGCCGAGTATGTGAAAGTCATCGAAAGAGAAAATGAGGTAGAGGAGCCTTCTtggaaaaaacagaaaaagtaa